The Humulus lupulus chromosome 7, drHumLupu1.1, whole genome shotgun sequence region GGATATTTTAACTTACTATCAGGATTACCATCTCCCGGAGCGTGACAACTTCGTTCAtggaggttggagctcgacacctcagcgagcctgatAGTCCAATTCCAtgaagggccaagatgtcagagatCTGCCCTAGTTAAgagatcgagctccaataatgctcggcctcgaaaaattctcccctTGAGGTGGGAATAGTTGTTGGCTGCGAGGTAGATGGGGGATTTGATGAAtcttccatcagtgaaaatttgagctaGCCCGGTTTGAATGCGATCGTCACTTTAAGACTAGGGTCAAGAGGGATCGGTCTGGGCTCGGGGTCTGGATAGATTGCAACCCTGAGTTTATTCCTTTTTCTCTCCTCAACCTCGTCAATTTGGCATCAGAAATGAGCTCGGGtgtcttcttgctcgcacctAAGTTCGTGCTCCCGTATCAAGCATTGGTTCAGAGTAAAAGgtgactccgggctcggagttgCCGGTGAATAAGGAATCACAAATTTTGACCCCACCGCTCTTCcgagttctgcggcatctagcAAGAGAACAAAAGGGTGAGAGCCAGACGAACAAGAGATTAAGAATGAAAATCAAGACAGCCTAAGCTCGAATTGTCGAGGTTATGGAACGAGCTCGATCAAAAGAACGAGATCGGGATCGGAGCATGTATTCCACGTAAAGAGggaaaggtggatttattttttagaatcccagatttttagggaaaaaaagttggtggttactcaaaaagtgatatttttgggaaacatgcaatttgaaaaccctaattcTATACCcaatttcttggtctacacgatatgataCTCGAAATAAAAATAACCCAGTAAAAGATTCGAATTTTCATCATTCAAGCAAATTCTGGGTTTGAAAAATCCATAACAACAGAAGAACCTAAAAATTACATGGTATTGATCAAAACATTCTAGTGCAATACTAGTAAATGTGCCTAAGTGCAACAACGTaaaacatgcatggaaaaaaaAAGTAGGAACACGGATATAAGGGATCaatatcagatacttacacaacgTAGATGGTGGATACAAAAAAATCGAAGACCGAAGAAGTGGTTGCGAAGACGATCTCACAGAGTCGAACAAGCCAAcgttgttttgttttcttggtttggagaacatgcaagaactgggcaaATTCAAATtctggtttttcttctttttcctctgAAAACACAAGGCAAGAAAGTGAAATGAGGAAGACGGTGGGGatgtatttataggccccaggGAATGCCAAAGTCCGGGCTGATCTGAGCCATTAGCTAGATTTCATATTCGATCTGACGGTCAAGGACAAATGAGATGATGGcaccataaagttggcaggcgaacgaACGTGGGCATGGTACCAAGGCACTCGAGTACTCTGATTAGTCAATACCtggttgacgcgtgtccacactcaagtGCAATTGATGGTACggtttccaagaagggcagttcaaaagtttccttctcaccggattcgaactaatacttttgagggggcaaaatattACACCctgatttcgagataagaagttatgaccccaaaaattgggctcgtcaggtgtgagctcgaaatatatgcaGACATCATATGGTTCAACCATTAAACccctctgaagtaaaacaacgaccttgaggatgtgtaacctcgaatattctcCGTGCTCGCAGTGGGTAAAGGCACGACACTTGAATATATCTTTTTACCGATTGTCTTCATACGAGATAGCTCGAGCTCGAGAAGTGCAAGCTCGGATGTGACAGCCTCGTCAGCACCTACCTATCCCGAGCACGGCATGAAGTTGAGTGGCATGCTCGTGACTGACCCATAGTCTtgacagactcaatgccaatcgctaatctcgaagacctgatgaatcacctgggatagcccattacgtgtgaacatgctactattgtgtaatcccaatatttaagggatatcatttaatctgttatccgttcccgatcttcatgggacgtttctgtGTATAtaagagataatgcatttaatatcatttttcaattgatttacagaatatcttctagaaatatgtgggaatggattctgcaaccttctctataaatagagaaggaatcaccatttgtaaaggaccgaattatGATTTCTTGAGAAAAATCTCCGGGAACTCTTCTCTGAagagtttccagaaaactcctaaatcttaataacacagactcgtggactagacagagttaactgctgaaccacgtaaaaatcctcttgtttttcttcactattcattcgcttcattgttttaccgtttaattgctctactatttaagttgacgaaaagcggcaTCAACAAATGTCATGGCCGAAACCTCAAGGAGAACAAACACAAGAGTTGCCTACATTTCCTTCATGCATACTTATCCAAATTACAATATTAGGCATCACAAATATACACTTAGCATGTTGCTACACAAACACCAAAGCAAGGCAACAATTATCATCATATTGTTGACAAACCTAGCATGCACCAACATATCTCAAAACAAAAACTATGAAAATATTTAACAACCTATATAGTAATCATTTATCCTCATGATTCATCttacacacataatcacataaaataaaaataccaAAACCCATATACAACCTATGGCTAAAACCTATACCCCAAAAATGTACCCTTGtttcaaatattttaattaaaacctaacattttcaAATCAAGATACCATATCCATACATATGTTCATCATAGCAATACTACATAAACCAACACTAAAACATATACTCATCAAGGCTAGAATTATCAAAACATCTTCATATATTATAAACACATTTTCTCAAGTCAACAtgtcaaaaatcataaacaaaatataacaACATCAAATCAACAAAGAGGTTAGAAATCAATTCTAAGAAAAatgttttctcttttcttttggtGGTGTATTTCGAAATCCCTAGGTGCCTAAGGATTTATTTACTAAAACAAGAGCACATACCTAAAGAGTTTTAACCCtacccttcttctccttctttatctctttctttctctccaagtCTCAGCAGCCaacaaaaagggtctccaaggCTCACATTCTCTTCTATTTATAACCCTTAGTGGCCTAGCCCTAAGAAGAGAACTCAAGTGTGAAATCTTAATTCCTCTCCCACAAATTAAGCTGAATCTCACCATTCTCTCTCCTTACACCTCATCTAACCCTTATCCCAATGTGAACCAAATCAAAATATAATCCTTGTCATCTTATCCCAAAAGATGACGactcatttccttttcttttttaatttcttataaaaacaaatattcacacacacacacacacgcaAATTTGGCACAcacacatttaaataaaaaaaaatgtaacttattctaatcacataatctgTCACACCTAAtcaaatgtaacactaataattaaacaaatattaCACAATAAATCCTATTTCccacaaaacaataattcaaatattttctaaaaatcaaacaattaaactacaatataataattaaataaataaaataaatagaaaaaaaaattggatcaCTACAGATAAGTCTTGTCATCTTATCCCAAAAGATGACAACCCATttcattttccttttattttcttaaatttaatgatttaaaaattaaacaaatccacacacacacactctaAATAAGTAAAAATGTTAcatattctaatcacataatgtTGTCACATTgaaaaaatgtaacactaattaataaaacaaacATTACACAATTATTTCGAATAATCAATTAAATCCTAATTCACACAAAACAAacaatttcaattattttctAATACTcaaacatttaaaataaaatataacaattaataaataaaaaaatttgatcaCTACAATGTTCAACCATAGAGAAGTGTTCTTCATCAATATCCACTCTCAAGTTCATGGGTCAAACTATTGGGAATTTAAAGTTTTatactttctaaatcaacaatgaataattgGAATAATCTAATATTACAAATCCTAGATGGTAATCAAGAagcatattcaaagtatgaatgcaaatcttgataatcaaataataaattattaaataattataaaatgaaTTTTGaatcatttaatcatcaatactaacaataatGAACACAATTTAAGAAGTAAATCACAATAGAATAACACAATTACAAAGTTAGgttttagagagatacaacatttgGAGGGGCTATGGAAAGAAAATCCTTCATAATAATGGGGAGATTTCCTTAGAGGGAATTCTCAAACATTTAAGGATTGGGGAAGAGTCTCGCTCTAGAGAGAATAGTGTAAATGAGTCCAATGGAAGGACCTCAAGGCTAATGCAATGAATAAGCCCACTCAACCTAAAGGAAAGAGCCATAAGAAACCTCATGGCAAGACAAAAAAGCATTAGGCTCTAAGAAGAATGAAGGTTAATTTAAGAGCAACAAAGGCTCATTATTTGTGTGTGACAAGAATAAACACTATGCAAGAGATATTGGACTCCACAATTACAACAATGGGGCCAAGGTTAATGCAACCAAAGAGGAGTTGGATGCAatcttgagtgaagttaatgttGTACATGGGAATGACaatggtggtggtatgatacttgtgccaccatttaTGCAACCTATGACAAGACTATCTTCAAGACCTTTGATGAAAATTGAAGGCAAAGATACTATTGATCTATTTTCTTCACTTCTAGGAAGAAGGTGCTTTTGACTAATGTTCTCTATGTGTCGAACATGAATAGAAATCTTGTGAGTGGGGACTTGGTAAGTAAATTGAGCATCAAAACAAAGTTTGAGTCCAACAGGCTCATATTGTCAAAGGGGGGAAATTTTGTAGGAAATTGGTATTTTTGTAATGACATGATAAAATTGTGTTCTCTCGTATTCATGTAAATAATAAAAAGTTTACTTATTCTTGCTATGTGATTGACTCTAATTCTATATATTTAtgacataatagacttgctcatataagtTATAGTGGAATTAAAAAGGTAGTAaaatgtatattaataaattgtgATGTGACTGACTATAATAAATTGgggatttttcataaatatggatTTTTAGCCataattgtgcaaaaatatgggaatcAATCTTTTTATAATATGTATGGAAGATTTTATATAAGGAAAACTTAGATTATGGGAAAAATAAGTACATACCACAATTGAAATTTAAACAACAACACATCAGCACAAAACAGGGGTACAAATGTAATTACCAATTCAATCCTCCTCTGCTCATCTGTTCATGCCTGAAACACGATCAAACTTTTCTCCAAAAACCATGTAAATATCTGCAGATTCCTTCCATCTCCGGCACTCCATTCTCCGGTGATAGCTTTCTTCTCCGGCAACAAATCGTATCTCTGGCGATCACCACAACAATCGACCAACTCTAGCAAAGGTTTGACCTCAGCTTCTGccaaaaaaatttaagaaaaatctGATCACTAAAGCACTGGTCCCTTTCTGCAGAAATCAAAAAAATTTCAACATTCTTCCAATCATGTGAGCTGCAATCTTTGAAGATTCCGGCGACCTGCATATCCACTACACGATCAAGAACCAAGATTCGCAAGAAACCGTATCCTCTGTCAACTCTGTTCTATtgtcattttcttttctttttttgcaAACTATCTTAAAATCTTTTACATAAAACTATATTATTTTCATACAAAATCAAAAATTATAGATGAACTATTATCTTGATTATAATGAAAATGATCATGATCATGATCATAATGTGCTTGCTGaaaaacacaaacaatttataaactaaaaaattgaaaaaaattatcCAAGCTCACTGGTTTGTGTACATTGATTAACCAAAAAATAAAACAACAGACAAGAACTCTGAAATTTTTACATCCTAATTTGTCTTTACAATAAAAAGAATAATTTGATATTAGTGTGAATTTTAACAGCCAAAACATTCAGAAACATTAGGACAACCAGTTACTTGGAAAAACAATCAATAAATTTAACTAAATGTTTCAGTagggtatgggactacacattaAGGGAACCAGTTACCTTCACACTGGTTTGTGTACATTGATTAACCAAAAAAAATAGACAAGAAACAAGAACTCTAAAAATTTTACATTCAAATTTGtctttataataaaaataaataaaaattatttgatgTGGCTGTGAAGATTTACTGcaatagggtaaccagttaccctgaaaaACAGCCAATATATAAAACTAAGAGGAAATTACAACTATATATAACTAAGTGTAAAAATAGGCAATATATGATTCAAtattaaggtaaccagttaccctgcaaaaaaaaaaagtcaatgaGTAAAACTGAGTGTAACAAGTTAACCTACAACAACAgtcaatatatataactaattggaaaaacaaaaaatatataaaacaaagTGTGACCAGTTACCCTACAAAAGCTAAATGTTTCAGAAAAAGATATGATTAAATATTAAGTTAACCAGTTACCTAGCCCATTTAGAACCAACTAACTACTTAAAAAATTGCCAAATTTTACAAATATGGACAATATTACTTCtttggttcaatatggaggcaattGGAATGAAAACCACGAGTACCAAGGGTACACAATGACTGGGATATTAATACCACCAAATTGTTCTCTTGACaacttggtgaatttgataaaaaaGGAGATAAAGGAAAAAACAGCCACTATTGAAGTTTCTTATCAAGTAGAAAAAGGAACACCACCAATGAAGGTTGTAACAGACAATTCAGTGTTGTTCTTtctggaaataaagaaaaaagttgcTGCTAAAATAACAGACTTACCATTGTGTGTCACTATAGTTCAAGAATCAAGCAATGAAAATGACCTCCTTCTATTAGCAAATCAGAAAGCTACAGCAGCAGAAATGGAGGTGGGGACATTATTAATGCAAGCAAACCAAGCTTCCATCAATGAACAAATGTTACTTGAAGAAGGAATGTCAAGCACAAcaaatgagggcataaatgtgtcaTACATGCCTCATTTTGCTGAAGAAGTAGCTGATTTCATAATTGAGGacaatacaaaaagaaaaaagaagttggaTGAAATCCAACTAGTAATATCTGATTACAGAGTGAACACAATAGAGCAAGGGCAAATTTACAAGGATAAGAACACAGTCAAATCAGCTCTTGGCTACTATGCAATGCTGCATAACTTccagttcaaaacaaaaagatcagAACCTAGAGAGTACCTAGTTACTTGCGCAGATGAAACATGCAAATGGTTGGTGAGAGCATCTAAGTACAGAAATCAAGATTTATTCAAGGTACGGAAATGCAATCCAAATCACACTTGCTCTGTTGAAATTGTTTTGGAAGACCATAGGCAAGCAAAAAGCATCGTAGTTGGGGAattaataaagaataagtacaagtCAATCAAAAGAAATTACACTCCAAATGACATCATGAATGATATGAATGATGACTTCGGAGTAACTATGGGATACACAAAAGCATGGAGATCAAGAGAGAAAGCTTTGCGTCTAGTAAGAGGGAACCCCGATGATTCATATCAAAAGTTGCTAATATATCTTTACATGTTGAAGCAAGCAAATCCAGGAACAATAACACACCTACTCACAGACAAGGAAGATAGATTCAAATACCTATACATAGctttctctaactcaatcaagggttggagatacttgaggcctataattgttgttgatggaactttcTTGAAAAATGCACATGGTGGTACCCTATTTTCAGCATCAACGTTAGATTCAAACAACAACATTTTTCGTGTTGGCTTTTGGAATAGCAGACTCTGAAAATGATAACTCATGGCTTTGGTTCTTCTCCAAACTGCGAGACACCTATGGAGAACCCGAAGGTATGATAGCTTCAACGATATATtcttgtttacaaacaaataggAACATTTTaccaaaacaaaatacacaaatacaTGCTATTTCTTTTAGAATCTGAacaaagtaactggttacctttaccaaaattaaaaacaaaaattgaaaaatacttaatttttgtttttttattttaaaatatttgtacTCCACAGGATTGGCTATAGTTTCTGACAGACATAAGAGCATAGACAATGCAGTACATATGGTGTACCCAAATGCTTTCCATGGAGCTTGCATGTTTCACTTACTCAATAATTTGAAAGGCAAGTATGGGAGCCATGGAGAAGAGCTACAAATGAAATTCATTGCAGCAGCAAAAGCATACATAAAGACAGAATGTGAACACTACATGAGAGGCCTTAATAGAATTGATAGACGCATTAGGCCCTATTTAGAAAAAGCCAAGTATGAAACTTGGGCAAGATCATACTCGCCAACAAAAAGATACACCATGATGACATCCAACATCGCAGAATCACTCAACGCTGCACTAAAAGCTGCAAGAAATCTCCCCATTGATATCTTGGTTGAATGCCTTAGAAGTTTGGTTCAAAAGTGGGTTTGGAACAACTCAAATAATGCAAATGGAACATTCACAAAAGTCTCTACAGCAACAGAGAATGAATTGAGACATGACATTGTTTCAAAAATGATGTATGAGGTATGCAACTAAACATTTTCTTACAAATCCTTATTCTGTCAATagatggtaaccagttaccttccataagaacaggaaaaaaaaaaatttacacagAAGCATAACTAGTTACTTTAAATCTTAAGTCTAGTTAAAATGTTTATTATCTGATTCTATTTCATGACAAATTATTTTTAGGTCTTGCCTTTCAACACAATAGAATACCAAGTTCGTGATCAAAAGGGGATAAATTTCACAGTAAATATACATAATAGAACATGTACTTGCAATAGGTTCCAAGAAGATGAAATACCTTGTGGCCATGCAGTAGCTGTCATTGCAAAGAGAAACTTGAGTGTGTATGATTATTGTGCAAAATTCTACAGAATAGAAACGTTGAAAgcattgtatcaagaaaatgttcATCCTTTGCCCCATAAAGATGAATGGAATCTCCCACAACACTTGGACATAATAGTGCTGCCTCCAAATGCAACAATTCCTGCAGGAAGACCAAGAAAGAAACGAATAAGATCAAGAGGGGAACATAAAGAAATAATCACCTGTGGGAAATGTGCACAACCAGGACATAACAGGAAGACTTGCAGGAATCCTCCATTTGAGAAGCCAAACAAATAGAAAAAGCCAAAGACATAGATTCATATTCTACAGCAAAACAAACCTTTCATAGCTTTACTCATTGAAAGAGAGATTTTCATATTCATCAAGTATCATTCAGTATTTTAATAAGATTGTTTCAAAATGAAACACATTGATTGATTATGCAAACTTATAAAATCCTTTCACAATAATTTCTTGGATTTGTTTGCTTCTTATTTTTCAATGCTACCATCACTATAAATAAACCATGACGAAAAAAAAAACGATCGTACCCAGTTAccaaaaattaacaacaaaaacaacGATATAGGTAACTGGTTATCCTGAAGTTTCAATACAAGATAAATTACCCCACTATAACAATctaaaagccaaaaaaaaaaaaaagaattaaaaccTTTACTTTCTTCTATCACAAACTcgtctatatataatattaaagttactttaatattaacttaaTAAACTGGTTGCATAACTATAAAAAAGACAAGCTTAggggaaaaataaaaataaaaacacttaagtaaccagttaccctcggtGTATTAGGAAACAAACAGCCTGAGTACCTGGTTACCCTCAAAATCATTCTTGCTCGAATATCACCAATAAAATTAGTTAAACAACCCAACTGGGAACTAGTTTCCCTCAAATTATTCCATAAAACAgtggaaaaaaaatacaaaaacaaacagAAAACTAGCTACCTGCTTTAAAGTGTtatctaaaatatatattaataattgtaaTTAACAAACAACAAACCAATggggaaaaaattaaaaaaaaacaattaagtaactagttaccctcgGTATGTTAGCAAATAAACAACTTGGATACCTGGTTACCCTCTAAATCATTCTTCCAAACGCTTACagcaaaataattaacaaaacgatatactaatatgtatatataaaatgacCTTAAGAATCCCAATGTTTTACATAAGCAGAAATTTAAAAAAGCTAACTGTTAAACTAGAAATATATTCATCATTTAATTACAGTTGTAGCAAAGATAAAAAACCAAAAGAAATATAATATCACTAAAAGCCTATGCAGCAATTTTCATTCTTTTCTGTCTTCTCTCCAGAAGCTTCTCAGTGAACTCATCGCTAGTTAAGTATCCCTTAAGTTCTTTGTTCTTTCCATGATAGTACAAGCTGACAGCAATGTCTTTGCGAAGGAGACGAACATCAATATTTTTAGGCATCTCATTCTCCTTCCCAAGAATTATTTGCTCAGAAAAATAAGTAGAAAACACCCCACAATCACTGCATAAtagaaaaaagtaaaaaaaaaaacaactaagaacatataaacaaaacagaacacaaaaaaaaaactaaaatcaaataAACAAACTAACCAATCAGTCTGTTGAGGAATGCCTTTAGCAATGCTCAACTTCAAAGCCTCATTCTCTGCCACATCATACGGGCTAACATCAAGATTAATATCTTTACGAACATAGAAATCAATCATCTCCAGTAGAAGAGGAATCAAAACAGCAAATGCCTCAACGACAGGTAAAGTCTGATTTTCATGCTTTGCACCAGACATTGAATCATACACCGTAAGAGATCTCTGCTGTACATTAAAGTGCAACAAAATCCAGTGCATAAGACCCTTCACATTAACAGGCATGACAACATCATCAAGCAAATTCCAATGAGTTGCACAAAACATGGATTCCCCcttcattatcttcaaagcaacGCAGCTCTCATCTATTTTAAATGCACCACTACCTTTTTTCTTAAAATCTTCATACATAAACACTATGTTTTGCCCAAAACAAGTGTCAGTCGTAGATACTCTTCTCTTCAAATATTTAGACAATTTAACCTTTCTCCTCAAGTAATACATCATCACATCAATATGctgcataataaaaaaaatacatgattataaaatgatatgGATAGAAACAAATCTACTATGACAGTCAAGAAAACTTTGTCACACAAGGGTAACTGGTGACCATCATCAACACAAAACCAGTTACAATgtttgggtaaccagttacccaatgAACTACAACAAAGCAAACGGTAAGGGAACTGGTTACCCAATAACATCATAATATATAGCATAAATAGATCACTAGACTTATtaccttgtaaaaaaaaaaaaaactccaacatGAAAAACCAGATAAATTAAAAAGGGAGAATCTCACTGATGAATCAACGAATTGCCTAGAGAAATAAAGGCTATGAAACCAAGTCTTCTCAGAAATATGAACAAAAGTGAAGTTAATTGGTGGGTCCACAGAATTATCATCATATTTTTTGAACCTGAACAATacattaaaaaacaaaataaaaaggtTAACAAATTAATCATACATATTACACATATAACAAACTTTAAAACAAATAATGGTTGTACATACTTGTTCCTTTTCTTCAAAACACGATTAATCCCAGGAGTCAAACTCAGACAGTTGTTCTTTAATGTGATTATCACCAAGTTCATTGGAAAAGGGACAAATATTATCCAATATCGtcctctttcttttttgtttcactCCAACTTCAGAAGATCCAAATTTTGTTAAGAAAGGAGATTTTACAACAGCGCTCGGCTTCGCTTGCCTTTTCCTTCCCAAAATCAGTCCAGTATCAATTGCTTGTGCATCATCATACATCACAATTGACCACTTACTTTTATCCTCCAAAGAACTACTCTCTTTAAGTGGCCTCTCAACCGAATCATTAATAACTCTCCATATTGCATTAGAGACATGAAATGTGGGAGT contains the following coding sequences:
- the LOC133792014 gene encoding uncharacterized protein LOC133792014, with the protein product MDNITSLVQYGGNWNENHEYQGYTMTGILIPPNCSLDNLVNLIKKEIKEKTATIEVSYQVEKGTPPMKVVTDNSVLFFLEIKKKVAAKITDLPLCVTIVQESSNENDLLLLANQKATAAEMEVGTLLMQANQASINEQMLLEEGMSSTTNEGINVSYMPHFAEEVADFIIEDNTKRKKKLDEIQLVISDYRVNTIEQGQIYKDKNTVKSALGYYAMLHNFQFKTKRSEPREYLVTCADETCKWLVRASKYRNQDLFKVRKCNPNHTCSVEIVLEDHRQAKSIVVGELIKNKYKSIKRNYTPNDIMNDMNDDFGVTMGYTKAWRSREKALRLVRGNPDDSYQKLLIYLYMLKQANPGTITHLLTDKEDRFKYLYIAFSNSIKADSENDNSWLWFFSKLRDTYGEPEGLAIVSDRHKSIDNAVHMVYPNAFHGACMFHLLNNLKGKYGSHGEELQMKFIAAAKAYIKTECEHYMRGLNRIDRRIRPYLEKAKYETWARSYSPTKRYTMMTSNIAESLNAALKAARNLPIDILVECLRSLVQKWVWNNSNNANGTFTKVSTATENELRHDIVSKMMYEVLPFNTIEYQVRDQKGINFTVNIHNRTCTCNRFQEDEIPCGHAVAVIAKRNLSVYDYCAKFYRIETLKALYQENVHPLPHKDEWNLPQHLDIIVLPPNATIPAGRPRKKRIRSRGEHKEIITCGKCAQPGHNRKTCRNPPFEKPNK